TCTTTGAAATATCGGGCCTAAAGTTTGGTATTATGCATGGTTATGGATCGCCAATGAATCTTATTGATGTGCTCAAAGATTCTTTTAAAAAGGAGAAGCCGGATGTTATAATTTTTGGGCATTCACATGAAGCTATGAATAAGTATTTGGATGGCGTATTGTTTTTTAATCCCGGTAGCGCTACTGACTGCTTGTCAGCAGAAGCTTCCTATGGGTTAATTGAGATAGAGGATAGCCAACAAGGCCATAAGATTAACGCTAAAATAATTAAAATTTGATGGATAGACTTTGGGCACCATGGAGGTTAAATTACTTAAGTGGCAAAAGAAAAGAGAAAGGTTGTATTTTCTGCCATGCCAAAATTGACAGTACCAACGATTATGTTATTTTTAAGACGAAAAAATCCATATGTTTACTCAATAGGTACCCATATAATAACGGCCACGTTATGATTTGTCCTTTGAGGCATATTAATGATATAACAAAATTGACTGAAGAAGAGATTATTGATTTATTTAAATCTCTAAACCGAACAAAGGGCCTTTTGCAGAAAGTTTTAAAGCCTCAAGGCTATAATATAGGTTTGAACCTTGGGAAAGTTGCAGGGGCTGGGATTACTGGCCATTTGCATTTACATATTGTACCCCGTTGGTTAGGGGACAAGAATTTTATGCCTTTGATTTCCGGTACAAAGGTAATTTCGGAGTCGCTGGATGAGTTAGTTAAACGCCTAAAAAATGCCATCAACAAGTAAAATCGAAGAATACG
The genomic region above belongs to Candidatus Omnitrophota bacterium and contains:
- a CDS encoding metallophosphoesterase, whose product is MRIGVISDTHIPDRSEHIPEVVLNAFKHVDLVVHAGDIVNLEVINELKLVCPKIIAVAGNMDSQAIVKNFPVKDVFEISGLKFGIMHGYGSPMNLIDVLKDSFKKEKPDVIIFGHSHEAMNKYLDGVLFFNPGSATDCLSAEASYGLIEIEDSQQGHKINAKIIKI
- a CDS encoding HIT domain-containing protein translates to MDRLWAPWRLNYLSGKRKEKGCIFCHAKIDSTNDYVIFKTKKSICLLNRYPYNNGHVMICPLRHINDITKLTEEEIIDLFKSLNRTKGLLQKVLKPQGYNIGLNLGKVAGAGITGHLHLHIVPRWLGDKNFMPLISGTKVISESLDELVKRLKNAINK